A region from the Streptomyces sp. 3214.6 genome encodes:
- a CDS encoding ABC transporter permease produces the protein MVALARAELTLLGRSKSTIITAVFVPLVLPVSLASVVDDMGVEDVGLSVGLVLLPAAIGFSLLFGVYSALAAIYTARREELVLKRLRTGELRDAEILGGAALPVLATGLVQSLVLVAGSTVLLDVPAPKAPHLAVLGLLLGLVMCAALAAVTATVTRTVESAQVTTMPMVLVSMTGSGVTVPLELLPDRLASVCELLPLSPVITLIRGGWTGNLSAYEALGALATALAWTVLAVFAVQRWFRWEPRR, from the coding sequence ATGGTCGCCCTCGCGCGAGCCGAGCTGACGCTGCTCGGGCGCAGCAAGAGCACGATCATCACGGCCGTGTTCGTGCCGCTGGTGCTGCCGGTCAGCCTGGCGTCGGTCGTCGACGACATGGGCGTGGAGGATGTCGGGCTCAGCGTCGGACTGGTGCTGCTGCCCGCCGCGATCGGGTTCTCGCTGCTGTTCGGGGTGTACTCGGCGCTGGCCGCCATCTACACCGCCCGGCGCGAGGAGTTGGTGTTGAAGCGGCTGCGGACCGGCGAGCTGCGGGACGCCGAGATCCTCGGCGGGGCGGCGCTGCCGGTCCTCGCCACCGGGTTGGTGCAGTCCCTGGTGCTGGTGGCCGGCTCCACGGTCCTGCTCGACGTACCGGCCCCGAAAGCGCCCCATCTCGCGGTGCTGGGGCTGCTGTTGGGCCTGGTGATGTGCGCGGCGCTCGCGGCTGTCACGGCGACGGTGACCCGGACCGTGGAGAGCGCACAGGTCACCACGATGCCGATGGTGCTCGTGTCGATGACCGGCTCCGGGGTGACCGTCCCGCTGGAACTGCTGCCCGACCGGCTCGCCTCCGTCTGCGAACTGCTGCCGCTGTCCCCGGTGATCACCCTGATCCGCGGCGGCTGGACCGGAAACCTGTCGGCGTACGAGGCCCTGGGCGCCCTGGCGACCGCGCTGGCCTGGACGGTACTGGCGGTGTTTGCTGTACAGCGGTGGTTCCGGTGGGAGCCGAGGCGCTAG
- a CDS encoding ABC transporter ATP-binding protein: protein MNTNEHVIEVTGLRRVYGGGFEAVRGISFHVDRGEIFALLGTNGAGKTSTVELLEGLARPDGGRVSVLGHDPYTGRAAVRPRTGVMLQEGGFPSELTVAETARMWAGCVSGARPVGEALALVGLAGRAGVRVKQLSGGERRRLDLALAVLGEPEVLFLDEPTTGLDAEGRRDTWDLVRALRDTGTTVLLTTHYLEEAEHLADRLAILHQGRIAAAGTPAEVTGAQPSRITFELPDGYFMGDLPPLGELGVCGHESEGRVVRLRTRELQRAATGLLVWAERAGVELRRLDVRSASLEEAFLGIAREASHRDEAGATGETGETEEAAA from the coding sequence ATGAACACGAATGAACACGTGATTGAGGTCACGGGCCTCCGGCGTGTCTACGGGGGCGGGTTCGAAGCGGTCCGTGGGATCTCCTTCCATGTCGACCGCGGTGAGATCTTCGCGCTGCTGGGCACCAACGGCGCCGGAAAGACATCGACCGTCGAGTTGCTGGAGGGCCTCGCGCGGCCCGACGGCGGGCGCGTCTCCGTGCTCGGCCATGACCCGTACACAGGGCGGGCCGCCGTACGGCCGCGCACCGGCGTGATGCTCCAGGAGGGTGGTTTCCCCTCCGAGCTGACCGTCGCCGAGACCGCGCGGATGTGGGCCGGCTGCGTGAGCGGCGCCCGCCCGGTCGGGGAGGCGCTGGCACTGGTCGGGCTCGCCGGGCGGGCCGGCGTCCGGGTCAAGCAGCTGTCCGGGGGCGAGCGCCGACGCCTCGACCTCGCGCTCGCCGTCCTCGGCGAGCCCGAGGTGCTGTTCCTGGACGAGCCGACGACCGGCCTGGACGCCGAGGGCCGCCGCGACACCTGGGACCTGGTACGCGCCCTGCGCGACACCGGTACGACGGTGCTGCTGACCACCCACTACCTGGAGGAGGCGGAGCACCTCGCCGACCGGCTGGCCATCCTGCACCAGGGCCGCATCGCCGCCGCGGGGACACCCGCCGAGGTAACCGGCGCCCAGCCGTCCCGGATCACCTTCGAACTGCCCGACGGGTACTTCATGGGCGACCTGCCGCCCCTGGGTGAGCTGGGCGTGTGCGGTCACGAGAGCGAGGGCCGCGTCGTACGGCTGCGCACGCGGGAGCTGCAGCGCGCGGCGACCGGCCTGCTGGTGTGGGCCGAGCGGGCCGGCGTCGAACTACGTCGGCTGGACGTGCGGTCGGCCTCGCTAGAGGAGGCGTTTCTTGGGATCGCCCGGGAGGCGTCGCACCGTGACGAGGCCGGTGCGACCGGCGAGACCGGCGAGACCGAGGAGGCCGCGGCATGA
- a CDS encoding histone-like nucleoid-structuring protein Lsr2, translating into MAQKVVVTLFDDIDGSEAAETIAFGLDGKSYEIDLNEANAKKLRKALAPYVEAGRKRSRSGRAYKQTEVAPDPAAVRAWAQANKMEVPARGRIPKKIYEAFADAQ; encoded by the coding sequence GTGGCGCAGAAGGTCGTGGTCACTCTCTTTGACGACATCGACGGCTCGGAAGCGGCGGAAACGATCGCCTTCGGACTCGACGGCAAGTCGTACGAGATCGACCTGAATGAAGCCAATGCCAAGAAACTGCGTAAGGCGCTTGCGCCCTACGTGGAAGCCGGCCGCAAGCGGTCGAGGTCGGGCAGGGCGTACAAGCAGACGGAGGTCGCCCCCGACCCCGCGGCGGTCCGCGCCTGGGCCCAGGCCAACAAGATGGAGGTGCCGGCCCGCGGCCGTATCCCCAAGAAGATCTACGAGGCGTTCGCCGACGCGCAGTGA
- the purS gene encoding phosphoribosylformylglycinamidine synthase subunit PurS: MARVVVDVMLKPEILDPQGQAVQRALPRLGFEGISDVRQGKRFELEVDGPVDEAALARIHDLAESFLANTVIEDFTVKVESEEAVAGAAK; this comes from the coding sequence GTGGCACGCGTCGTAGTCGACGTCATGCTCAAGCCGGAGATCCTCGACCCCCAGGGCCAGGCGGTGCAGCGCGCACTGCCGCGGCTGGGTTTCGAAGGCATCTCCGACGTACGTCAGGGAAAGCGATTCGAACTGGAAGTTGACGGACCCGTCGACGAGGCAGCCCTCGCCCGCATCCACGATCTTGCGGAATCCTTCCTCGCCAACACCGTGATCGAGGACTTCACGGTCAAGGTCGAGTCGGAAGAAGCAGTCGCGGGAGCCGCGAAGTGA
- the purQ gene encoding phosphoribosylformylglycinamidine synthase subunit PurQ, giving the protein MTARIGVVTFPGSLDDRDTQRAIRLAGAEPVALWHKDKNLHQVDAVVLPGGFSYGDYLRAGAISRFSPVMETVIEQAKAGLPVLGICNGFQILTEAHLLPGGMLGNDHLHFICRDQKLRVENADTAWTVDYEAGQEIHIPLKNMDGRYVADEYTLDKLEAEGRVAFRYLARDGVANERGNPNGSLRDIAGITNEAGNVVGLMPHPEHAVEPLVGSGRTDGLPFFTSILKKLVNA; this is encoded by the coding sequence GTGACCGCTCGTATTGGCGTCGTCACTTTCCCGGGAAGTCTCGACGACCGGGACACCCAGCGGGCGATCCGCCTCGCGGGCGCCGAACCCGTCGCGCTCTGGCACAAGGACAAGAACCTCCACCAGGTCGATGCCGTGGTGCTGCCCGGCGGTTTCTCCTACGGCGACTATCTGCGCGCCGGAGCCATCTCCCGCTTCTCGCCGGTGATGGAGACCGTCATCGAGCAGGCGAAGGCCGGCCTCCCGGTCCTGGGCATCTGCAACGGCTTCCAGATCCTCACCGAGGCCCACCTGCTTCCCGGCGGGATGCTCGGCAACGACCACCTCCACTTCATCTGCCGCGACCAGAAGCTGCGGGTGGAGAACGCGGACACCGCCTGGACCGTCGACTACGAGGCGGGCCAGGAGATCCACATCCCGCTGAAGAACATGGACGGCCGGTACGTCGCCGACGAGTACACCCTCGACAAGCTCGAGGCCGAGGGCCGCGTCGCCTTCCGGTACCTGGCCCGCGACGGAGTCGCCAATGAGCGGGGTAACCCCAACGGCAGTCTCCGCGACATCGCCGGCATCACCAACGAGGCCGGCAACGTCGTAGGCCTCATGCCGCACCCGGAGCACGCCGTGGAGCCGCTCGTCGGGTCGGGCCGCACCGACGGTCTCCCGTTCTTCACCTCGATCCTCAAGAAGCTGGTCAACGCATGA
- the purL gene encoding phosphoribosylformylglycinamidine synthase subunit PurL, translated as MSRTPLDTVEHATETPDVELPWAELGLKKDEYERVVEILGRRPTGAELAMYSVMWSEHCSYKSSKVHLRQFGEKAPQSDALLVGIGENAGVVDVGQGYAVTFKVESHNHPSYVEPYQGAATGVGGIVRDIIAMGARPVAVVDPLRFGAADHPDTKRVLPGVVAGIGGYGNCLGLPNIGGEVVFDACYQGNPLVNAGAIGVMRHEDIHLAKASGAGNKVILYGARTGGDGIGGASILASETFDDAKPSKRPAVQVGDPFQEKLLIECTLEAFAEKLVVGIQDLGAAGLSCATSELASNGSGGMRVTLDDVPLRDSTLSPEEILMSESQERMCAVVEPEKVDRFLEICDKWDVIATVIGEVTDGDRLEIFWHGGKIVDVDPRTVAHDGPVYERPYARPDWQDALQADDANKLPRPQTGEELKDQVLKLVSSPNQASKKWITSQYDHFVQGNTVLAQPEDSGMIRIDEKTGLGVAIATDGNGRYAKLDPYAGAQLALSEAYRNVATTGAKPLAVSDCLNFGSPEDPAVMWQFAEAIRGLADACQQLGTPVTGGNVSLYNQTGEVAIHPTPVVAVLGVIDDVARRTPVAFQEEGQLLYLLGDTREEFGGSAWSQVVHDHLGGLPPKVDLERERLLGEILISASRDGMIDSAHDLSDGGLIQAVVESALLGGKGARLVVPDGLDAFTLLFSESAGRAVVAVPRSEELRFNDMCEARGLPVTRVGVVDGDTVELQGEFELSLEELRTAHEETIPALLK; from the coding sequence ATGAGCCGGACGCCTCTGGACACGGTCGAGCACGCGACCGAGACCCCCGACGTCGAGCTGCCCTGGGCCGAACTCGGCCTGAAGAAGGACGAGTACGAGCGGGTCGTGGAGATCCTCGGCCGCCGGCCCACCGGCGCCGAGCTCGCCATGTACTCCGTCATGTGGTCCGAGCACTGCAGCTACAAGTCCTCCAAGGTCCACCTCCGCCAGTTCGGTGAGAAGGCCCCCCAGTCCGACGCGCTGCTCGTGGGCATCGGCGAGAACGCGGGCGTCGTCGACGTCGGCCAGGGCTATGCGGTCACCTTCAAGGTCGAGTCGCACAACCACCCGTCGTACGTCGAGCCCTACCAGGGCGCGGCCACCGGCGTCGGCGGCATCGTCCGCGACATCATCGCGATGGGCGCGCGGCCGGTCGCCGTCGTCGACCCGCTGCGTTTCGGCGCGGCCGACCACCCCGACACCAAGCGCGTCCTCCCGGGCGTCGTCGCCGGCATCGGCGGCTACGGCAACTGCCTGGGCCTGCCGAACATCGGCGGCGAGGTCGTCTTCGACGCCTGCTACCAGGGAAACCCGCTGGTCAACGCGGGTGCCATCGGTGTGATGCGGCACGAGGACATCCACCTGGCGAAGGCCTCCGGCGCGGGCAACAAGGTCATCCTGTACGGGGCTCGGACCGGCGGCGACGGCATCGGCGGCGCGTCGATCCTGGCGAGTGAGACCTTCGACGACGCCAAGCCCTCGAAGCGTCCGGCCGTGCAGGTCGGCGACCCCTTCCAGGAGAAGCTCCTCATCGAGTGCACCCTGGAGGCCTTCGCCGAGAAGCTGGTCGTCGGCATCCAGGACCTCGGCGCGGCCGGCCTGTCCTGCGCCACGTCCGAGCTCGCCTCGAACGGCTCCGGCGGCATGCGCGTGACCCTGGACGACGTACCGCTGCGCGACTCGACGCTCTCGCCCGAGGAAATCCTCATGAGCGAGTCGCAGGAACGCATGTGCGCGGTCGTCGAGCCGGAGAAGGTCGACCGCTTCCTGGAGATCTGCGACAAGTGGGACGTCATCGCCACCGTCATCGGTGAGGTGACCGACGGCGACCGCCTGGAGATCTTCTGGCACGGCGGCAAGATCGTCGACGTCGACCCGCGCACCGTCGCCCACGACGGCCCGGTCTACGAGCGGCCGTACGCCCGCCCGGACTGGCAGGACGCCCTGCAGGCCGACGACGCGAACAAGCTGCCCCGGCCGCAGACGGGCGAGGAGCTGAAGGACCAGGTCCTCAAGCTCGTGAGCTCGCCCAACCAGGCCTCCAAGAAGTGGATCACGTCCCAGTACGACCACTTCGTGCAGGGCAACACCGTCCTCGCCCAGCCCGAGGACTCCGGCATGATCCGGATCGACGAGAAGACCGGCCTCGGCGTCGCCATCGCGACCGACGGCAACGGCCGCTACGCCAAGCTCGACCCGTACGCGGGCGCGCAGCTTGCCCTGTCCGAGGCGTACCGGAACGTGGCGACGACCGGCGCCAAGCCCCTCGCCGTCTCCGACTGCCTGAACTTCGGCTCGCCGGAGGACCCGGCGGTGATGTGGCAGTTCGCGGAGGCCATCCGTGGACTCGCCGACGCCTGCCAGCAGCTCGGCACCCCGGTGACCGGCGGCAACGTCTCGCTCTACAACCAGACCGGCGAGGTCGCCATCCACCCGACCCCCGTGGTCGCGGTGCTGGGAGTCATCGACGACGTCGCGCGCCGCACGCCCGTCGCCTTCCAGGAGGAGGGCCAGCTGCTCTACCTCCTCGGTGACACGCGTGAGGAGTTCGGCGGCTCGGCCTGGTCGCAGGTCGTCCACGACCACCTCGGCGGTCTGCCTCCCAAGGTCGACCTGGAGCGGGAGCGGCTGCTCGGCGAGATCCTGATCTCCGCCTCCCGCGACGGCATGATCGACTCCGCGCACGACCTGTCCGACGGCGGTCTGATCCAGGCGGTCGTGGAGTCGGCGCTGCTCGGCGGCAAGGGCGCCCGACTGGTCGTGCCGGACGGGCTCGACGCCTTCACCCTCCTGTTCTCCGAGTCGGCCGGCCGCGCCGTCGTCGCCGTGCCGCGCTCCGAGGAGCTCCGCTTCAACGACATGTGCGAGGCGCGCGGCCTGCCCGTGACCCGCGTCGGCGTCGTGGACGGTGACACGGTCGAGCTCCAGGGCGAGTTCGAGCTGTCGCTCGAGGAACTGCGCACGGCCCACGAGGAGACCATCCCGGCGCTGCTCAAGTAA
- a CDS encoding maleylpyruvate isomerase family mycothiol-dependent enzyme: protein MPPAKKRTRAYDPVKIRAAVTAQFGNVRRAVATLTPEQLALPTRLAGWTVQDLAAHVTMAVETVSRNLDRPEPPKAELALLDWPFATAVRAAGISDDTLDLAAAHPGQNALNALYARTEERLTEALATAPGDRLLAARTGAIALADYLVTRTVELVVHTDDLNAAVPGLDIPYDRQALAAATRLLADALAVKAPGGATEVRIPPYAVVQCVEGPRHTRGTPPNVVETDPLTWIRLATGRVTWQDAVEEAKVGASGERANLAELLPLMS from the coding sequence ATGCCCCCGGCCAAGAAGCGCACGCGCGCCTACGACCCCGTCAAGATCCGCGCCGCGGTCACCGCGCAGTTCGGGAACGTACGCCGGGCCGTGGCCACGCTCACCCCCGAGCAGCTCGCCCTGCCCACGCGGCTGGCGGGCTGGACCGTCCAGGACCTCGCCGCGCACGTCACCATGGCGGTGGAGACCGTCAGCCGCAACCTCGACCGGCCCGAACCCCCGAAGGCCGAGCTCGCCCTCCTGGACTGGCCGTTCGCCACCGCCGTCCGAGCCGCCGGGATCTCCGACGACACCCTGGACCTCGCGGCCGCCCACCCCGGCCAAAACGCCCTGAACGCCCTCTACGCCCGCACCGAGGAACGGCTCACCGAGGCCCTCGCCACCGCCCCCGGCGACCGCCTCCTCGCCGCCCGGACCGGCGCCATCGCCCTCGCCGACTACCTCGTCACCCGCACCGTCGAACTCGTCGTCCACACCGACGACCTCAACGCCGCCGTCCCCGGCCTGGACATCCCCTACGACCGGCAGGCGCTCGCGGCCGCCACCCGGCTCCTCGCCGACGCCCTCGCCGTCAAGGCGCCCGGCGGCGCGACGGAGGTGCGGATCCCGCCGTACGCCGTCGTGCAGTGCGTCGAGGGCCCGCGGCACACCCGGGGCACCCCGCCCAACGTGGTCGAGACCGACCCGCTGACCTGGATCCGGCTGGCGACCGGCCGGGTGACCTGGCAGGACGCCGTCGAGGAGGCGAAGGTCGGCGCGAGCGGCGAGCGGGCGAACCTCGCGGAACTGCTGCCACTGATGTCGTAG
- a CDS encoding META domain-containing protein, protein MHTYGHKQRMMVTAVAVLVPLAAACGSEKADGGQPGSGSVSAEQPVTGVRWNVDSVTVDGATHRAPSGAHVEIEDGKAAGNYGCNNFTAKVVVGVDTIRFTDSRSTRMACTDQPMSFERTLAGTLGQGALTTKVKGATLTLATADGDQVRLTRK, encoded by the coding sequence ATGCACACGTATGGGCACAAGCAGCGCATGATGGTGACGGCCGTGGCCGTCCTCGTCCCGCTCGCCGCGGCCTGCGGAAGCGAGAAAGCGGACGGCGGGCAGCCCGGCAGCGGGTCGGTGAGCGCCGAACAGCCCGTCACCGGGGTCCGGTGGAACGTCGACAGCGTCACCGTGGACGGTGCCACCCACCGTGCCCCCTCCGGGGCGCACGTCGAGATCGAGGACGGCAAGGCGGCGGGCAACTACGGCTGCAACAACTTCACCGCCAAGGTCGTCGTCGGGGTCGACACCATCCGGTTCACGGACTCCCGGTCGACCAGGATGGCCTGCACGGACCAGCCCATGTCCTTCGAACGCACGCTGGCCGGCACCCTCGGTCAGGGTGCGCTCACCACCAAGGTCAAGGGCGCCACGCTGACGCTCGCCACGGCCGACGGCGACCAGGTCCGGCTGACCAGGAAATGA
- the purF gene encoding amidophosphoribosyltransferase — protein MPRGDGRLSHDLLPGEKGPQDACGVFGVWAPGEEVAKLTYFGLYALQHRGQESAGIAVSNGSQILVFKDMGLVSQVFDETSLGSLQGHIAVGHARYSTTGASVWENAQPTFRATAHGSIALGHNGNLVNTAQLAEMVADLPKKEGGRTPRVAATNDTDLLTALLAAQEDADGKPLTIEEAAHQILPQVKGAFSLVFMDEHTLYAARDPQGIRPLVLGRLERGWVVASESAALDICGAAYVREIEPGEFIAIDENGLRTSRFADAKPKGCVFEYVYLARPDTDIAGRNVYLSRVEMGRKLAKEAPVEADLVIATPESGTPAAIGYAEASGIPFGAGLVKNAYVGRTFIQPSQTIRQLGIRLKLNPLKEVIKGKRLVVVDDSIVRGNTQRALVRMLREAGAAEVHIRISSPPVKWPCFFGIDFATRAELIANGMTIDEIGTSLGADSLAYISIDGMIEATTIAKPNLCRACFDGEYPMELPDPELLGKQLLETELAAGPAATAAADAIRRP, from the coding sequence GTGCCACGTGGTGACGGTCGACTCAGTCATGATCTGCTCCCCGGCGAGAAAGGCCCCCAGGACGCTTGTGGCGTCTTCGGAGTCTGGGCTCCCGGTGAAGAGGTCGCCAAGCTCACTTACTTCGGGCTCTACGCCCTCCAGCATCGAGGCCAGGAATCCGCGGGAATCGCGGTCAGTAACGGCTCCCAGATCCTTGTCTTCAAGGACATGGGGCTCGTTTCCCAGGTCTTCGACGAGACCTCGCTCGGTTCGCTCCAGGGTCATATCGCGGTCGGACACGCCCGCTACTCGACCACCGGCGCCTCCGTGTGGGAGAACGCCCAGCCGACGTTCCGTGCCACCGCGCACGGCTCGATCGCGCTCGGCCACAACGGCAACCTGGTCAACACGGCGCAGCTCGCCGAGATGGTCGCCGACCTCCCGAAGAAGGAGGGCGGCCGTACGCCTCGCGTGGCGGCCACCAACGACACCGACCTGCTGACGGCCCTGCTGGCCGCCCAGGAGGACGCGGACGGCAAGCCGCTGACCATCGAGGAGGCCGCCCACCAGATCCTCCCGCAGGTCAAGGGCGCCTTCTCCCTCGTCTTCATGGACGAGCACACCCTCTACGCCGCCCGTGACCCGCAGGGCATCCGTCCGCTGGTCCTCGGCCGCCTGGAGCGCGGCTGGGTCGTCGCCTCCGAGTCCGCGGCCCTCGACATCTGCGGCGCCGCCTACGTCCGCGAGATCGAGCCCGGCGAGTTCATCGCCATCGACGAGAACGGCCTGCGCACCTCCCGCTTCGCGGACGCGAAGCCCAAGGGCTGTGTCTTCGAGTATGTGTACCTGGCCCGCCCGGACACCGACATCGCCGGCCGGAACGTGTACCTCTCCCGCGTGGAGATGGGCCGCAAGCTCGCCAAGGAAGCGCCCGTCGAGGCCGACCTGGTCATAGCGACCCCGGAGTCCGGCACCCCGGCCGCCATCGGCTACGCGGAGGCCTCCGGCATCCCCTTCGGCGCGGGCCTGGTGAAGAACGCTTATGTCGGCCGGACGTTCATCCAGCCGTCGCAGACCATCCGCCAGCTCGGCATCCGCCTCAAGCTGAACCCGCTGAAGGAAGTCATCAAGGGCAAGCGCCTGGTGGTCGTGGACGACTCGATCGTCCGCGGCAACACCCAGCGGGCCCTGGTGCGCATGCTCCGTGAGGCGGGCGCGGCCGAGGTCCACATCCGGATCTCCTCGCCGCCCGTGAAGTGGCCCTGCTTCTTCGGCATCGACTTCGCCACCCGCGCGGAGCTCATCGCCAACGGCATGACGATCGACGAGATCGGCACCTCGCTCGGCGCCGACTCCCTCGCCTACATCTCCATCGACGGCATGATCGAGGCGACCACCATCGCCAAGCCGAACCTGTGCCGCGCCTGCTTCGACGGCGAGTACCCGATGGAGCTCCCGGACCCGGAGCTGCTCGGCAAGCAGCTGCTGGAGACCGAGCTGGCGGCCGGTCCCGCAGCCACGGCCGCGGCCGACGCGATCCGTCGCCCGTAA
- the purM gene encoding phosphoribosylformylglycinamidine cyclo-ligase, translating into MSAASDQSVPPTGTPSGTSYAAAGVDIEAGDRAVELMKEWVKKTQRPEVLGGLGGFAGLFDASALKRFERPLLASATDGVGTKVDIARRLGVYDTIGHDLVAMVMDDIVVCGAEPLFMTDYICVGKVHPERVAAIVKGIAEGCVLAGCALVGGETAEHPGLLGEDDFDVAGAGTGVVEADRLLGPDRIRTGDAVIAMASSGLHSNGYSLVRHVLLNQAGLSLDARIDELGRTLGEELLEPTKIYSLDCLALTRTTDVHAFSHITGGGLAANLARVIPDALHATVDRSTWTPDPIFDLVGRTGSVERLELEKTLNMGVGMMAIVPEESADVALATLADRGVDAWIAGEITERGAHTTGAELVGDYAS; encoded by the coding sequence ATGTCTGCTGCTTCTGATCAGTCGGTTCCGCCGACGGGCACTCCTTCCGGTACTTCCTACGCGGCTGCCGGCGTCGACATCGAAGCGGGCGACCGCGCCGTGGAGCTGATGAAGGAGTGGGTGAAGAAGACGCAGCGCCCCGAGGTCCTCGGCGGCCTCGGCGGCTTCGCCGGCCTCTTCGACGCCTCCGCCCTCAAGCGCTTCGAGCGCCCGCTCCTCGCCTCCGCCACCGACGGCGTCGGCACCAAGGTCGACATCGCGCGACGGCTCGGCGTGTACGACACGATCGGCCACGACCTGGTCGCCATGGTCATGGACGACATCGTGGTGTGCGGCGCGGAGCCGCTGTTCATGACCGACTACATCTGCGTCGGCAAGGTCCACCCCGAGCGGGTCGCCGCCATCGTCAAGGGCATCGCCGAGGGCTGTGTGCTGGCCGGCTGCGCCCTGGTCGGCGGCGAGACGGCCGAGCACCCCGGCCTCCTTGGCGAGGACGACTTCGACGTCGCCGGCGCCGGTACGGGCGTCGTGGAGGCCGACCGGCTGCTCGGCCCGGATCGCATCCGCACGGGTGACGCGGTGATCGCCATGGCGTCCTCCGGTCTCCACTCGAACGGGTACTCCCTGGTCCGGCATGTCCTGCTGAACCAGGCGGGCCTCTCCCTCGACGCGCGGATCGACGAGCTGGGCCGCACCCTCGGCGAGGAGCTCCTGGAGCCCACCAAGATCTACTCCCTGGACTGTCTGGCCCTCACCCGCACGACGGATGTGCACGCCTTCTCGCACATCACCGGCGGCGGCCTCGCGGCCAACCTGGCCCGTGTGATCCCGGACGCGCTGCACGCGACCGTGGACCGCTCCACCTGGACCCCGGACCCGATCTTCGACCTCGTCGGCAGGACCGGCTCCGTGGAACGCCTGGAGCTGGAGAAGACCCTGAACATGGGCGTCGGCATGATGGCGATCGTGCCCGAGGAGTCGGCGGACGTGGCCCTGGCGACACTGGCCGACCGCGGGGTCGACGCCTGGATCGCCGGCGAGATCACCGAGCGCGGCGCGCACACCACGGGAGCCGAACTGGTCGGCGACTACGCGAGCTGA
- a CDS encoding DUF3073 domain-containing protein has product MGRGRAKAKQAKVARQLKYNSGGTDLSRLAEELGASPSNIPPNGQPFEDDDDDDEQDDPYARYAELYGADDDEDDGEDSSQHRRGA; this is encoded by the coding sequence ATGGGGCGCGGCCGGGCCAAGGCCAAGCAAGCGAAGGTCGCCCGCCAGCTGAAGTACAACAGCGGCGGGACGGATCTCTCACGCCTGGCCGAAGAGCTGGGCGCATCGCCATCGAACATTCCGCCGAACGGTCAACCGTTCGAGGACGATGACGATGACGATGAGCAGGACGACCCGTACGCCCGGTACGCCGAGCTGTACGGGGCGGACGACGACGAGGATGACGGCGAGGACTCCTCGCAACACCGTCGCGGCGCTTGA